A portion of the Nitratidesulfovibrio termitidis HI1 genome contains these proteins:
- a CDS encoding sensor histidine kinase, translating into MSRLERFRSLFRTALDVPEEIAPERYQALRRKITLLLTTAAVVPLLILSVINYHQYRATLTREIVTPVRGLVNKTRHSFELFLAERASTVSLISQVYSPAELADERNLNRIFRAVKSEFPGFIDLGLINENGVHASYVGPYNLKGKDYSTADWYQQTRVKGVYVSDVFMGFRRFPHIVIAVQRMTDDGHSWVLRATIDTGQFDRLIASMGLEPESDAFLVNTAGVLQTASRFYGAVLDQLPLPMPPMTYETATLETTDPAGRDVFITYTYFQHADFVLMAVKPRADIFKPWTTLRSDLILLFVTSVALILSVAFGLTDLLVRRMRASDERRIAAFVQMEHTQKLSSIGRLAAGVAHEINNPLAIINEKAGLASDLMELAKDFPERDRFRALVDAILRSVERCRSITHRLLGFSRRMDVNIEQLDVNDVLKETMSFLEQEALHRSIATSVSLDQAMPRIASDRGQLQQVFLNILNNAFAAVPDGGSVTLATWLRDPDTVGVSIKDNGKGMSDEVLRHIFEPFFTTKKTSGTGLGMFITYGIIKRLGGDIAVQSKEGTGTTVSIFLPVKAAPTATLGS; encoded by the coding sequence TCGGTCATCAACTACCACCAGTACCGGGCCACCCTGACGCGCGAAATAGTCACCCCGGTGCGCGGGCTGGTGAACAAGACCCGCCATTCCTTCGAGCTGTTCCTGGCCGAGCGCGCATCCACCGTCAGCCTCATCTCGCAGGTGTACAGCCCGGCGGAACTGGCCGACGAACGCAACCTGAACCGCATCTTCCGCGCGGTGAAAAGCGAATTTCCCGGTTTCATCGACCTTGGGCTCATCAACGAAAACGGCGTGCACGCCAGCTACGTGGGCCCGTACAACCTGAAGGGCAAGGACTACTCCACCGCCGACTGGTACCAGCAGACGCGGGTCAAGGGCGTGTACGTCAGCGACGTGTTCATGGGCTTCCGGCGCTTTCCGCACATCGTCATCGCCGTGCAGCGCATGACCGACGACGGCCACTCGTGGGTGCTGCGCGCCACCATCGACACCGGGCAGTTCGACCGGCTTATCGCCTCCATGGGGCTGGAACCGGAAAGCGACGCCTTTCTGGTGAACACCGCGGGGGTGCTCCAGACCGCCTCGCGCTTCTATGGCGCGGTGCTGGACCAGCTGCCCCTGCCCATGCCGCCCATGACCTATGAAACGGCCACGCTGGAAACCACCGACCCGGCCGGGCGCGACGTGTTCATCACCTACACCTACTTCCAGCACGCCGACTTCGTGCTGATGGCGGTGAAGCCCCGCGCCGACATCTTCAAGCCGTGGACCACCCTGCGCAGCGACCTGATACTGCTGTTCGTCACCAGCGTGGCGCTGATCCTGTCCGTGGCCTTCGGCCTGACCGACCTTCTGGTGCGGCGCATGCGCGCCAGCGACGAGCGGCGCATCGCCGCCTTCGTGCAGATGGAACACACCCAGAAGCTGTCCTCCATCGGACGTCTTGCCGCAGGGGTGGCGCACGAGATCAACAACCCGCTGGCCATCATCAATGAAAAGGCAGGCCTTGCCTCCGACCTCATGGAACTGGCCAAGGACTTTCCGGAGCGTGACCGCTTCCGCGCGCTGGTGGACGCCATCCTGCGCTCGGTGGAGCGCTGCCGCTCCATCACCCACCGCCTGCTGGGCTTTTCGCGCCGCATGGACGTGAACATCGAGCAGTTGGACGTCAACGACGTGCTCAAGGAAACCATGAGCTTCCTGGAGCAGGAGGCCCTGCACCGGTCCATTGCCACCTCGGTCAGCCTGGACCAGGCCATGCCGCGCATCGCGTCGGACCGGGGCCAGTTGCAGCAGGTGTTCCTGAACATCCTGAACAACGCCTTCGCCGCCGTGCCGGACGGCGGATCCGTGACGCTGGCCACCTGGCTGCGCGACCCGGACACGGTGGGCGTGTCCATCAAGGACAACGGCAAGGGCATGTCCGACGAGGTGCTTCGCCACATCTTCGAGCCGTTCTTCACCACCAAGAAGACCTCGGGCACAGGCCTTGGCATGTTCATAACCTACGGCATCATCAAGCGCCTTGGCGGCGACATTGCGGTGCAGAGCAAGGAGGGCACGGGTACCACCGTGTCCATCTTCCTGCCCGTCAAAGCCGCGCCAACCGCCACCCTCGGGAGCTAA
- a CDS encoding response regulator codes for MQELKVLLVDDEEEFVTTLAERLSLRGMVTRIATDGEQALRAVEADPPHVVVLDLMMPGIKGTEALRRIKAGHPGVQVILLTGHGSARDGIEGMKLGAFDYLMKPLRLEDLLEKLHEAGRLAQAAQANA; via the coding sequence ATGCAGGAACTGAAGGTTCTGCTCGTGGATGACGAGGAGGAATTCGTCACGACCCTGGCCGAACGGCTGTCGCTGCGCGGCATGGTCACGCGCATCGCCACCGATGGCGAACAGGCCCTGCGCGCCGTGGAGGCGGACCCGCCCCACGTGGTGGTGCTGGACCTGATGATGCCCGGCATCAAGGGCACCGAGGCCCTGCGCCGCATCAAGGCCGGGCACCCCGGCGTGCAGGTCATTCTGCTGACCGGGCACGGCAGCGCGCGCGACGGCATCGAAGGCATGAAGCTGGGCGCGTTCGACTACCTGATGAAGCCCCTGCGGCTGGAAGACCTGCTGGAAAAGCTGCACGAAGCGGGCAGGCTGGCACAGGCCGCGCAGGCAAACGCCTGA
- a CDS encoding HAMP domain-containing histidine kinase: protein MAHDDTIHLAAPATAGDDAAHECVGCLAASATHELQNALAVIRESAGLMQDLVSLCGEGLPHRDRLCTMLSLIQEQVARGGDLAWNLNRLAHAWEEDGEAARDLGAVLEEFVALARRGCAMRGVELVLAQQGGDGPAVRVSAQGLALRTSLLRAVRCCLGEGTEQDTARNARPATGGMLVLRAALHNGVPGVEMDFTPPGAQAGSGSLELSTVSADTARCMQAYGVDVRQAEGAQLRFFLPCPKCTA from the coding sequence ATGGCACACGACGACACCATCCACCTGGCCGCCCCCGCCACAGCGGGGGATGACGCCGCCCACGAATGCGTGGGTTGTCTTGCCGCATCGGCCACGCACGAATTGCAGAACGCCCTGGCGGTGATCCGCGAATCCGCCGGGCTGATGCAGGATCTCGTGTCCCTGTGCGGCGAAGGGCTGCCCCACCGCGACCGGCTGTGCACCATGCTTTCGCTGATTCAGGAACAGGTGGCGCGCGGGGGCGACCTTGCGTGGAACCTGAACCGCCTGGCCCACGCCTGGGAAGAGGACGGCGAGGCCGCCCGCGACCTTGGCGCGGTGCTGGAGGAATTCGTGGCCCTGGCCCGGCGCGGTTGCGCCATGCGCGGGGTGGAACTTGTCCTTGCGCAACAGGGGGGTGACGGCCCGGCAGTGCGCGTAAGCGCCCAGGGCCTGGCCTTGCGCACCAGCCTGCTGCGTGCGGTGCGCTGCTGTCTGGGCGAGGGAACGGAACAGGACACCGCCCGGAATGCCCGTCCCGCCACCGGCGGAATGCTGGTGCTGCGCGCGGCACTGCACAACGGGGTGCCCGGCGTGGAGATGGACTTCACCCCGCCCGGCGCACAGGCCGGTTCCGGATCCCTGGAACTTTCCACGGTCAGTGCCGATACAGCGCGCTGCATGCAGGCGTACGGAGTGGATGTGCGGCAGGCGGAAGGCGCGCAACTGCGCTTCTTTCTGCCCTGTCCCAAATGCACCGCCTGA
- a CDS encoding response regulator, whose amino-acid sequence MKGIKVLLVDDEENFVRTLAERMSMRDAGATVALNGEEALQMVSAGEVPDVMVLDLRMPGIDGMEVLRRVKKAYPQVQVIVLTGHGTEKDEEEARRLGAFEYHKKPVDIDILVRDIRRAFREKVEDAMVAATFAQAGDFDNARKILDEDKK is encoded by the coding sequence ATGAAGGGTATCAAGGTATTGCTGGTGGACGACGAGGAGAATTTCGTCCGCACGCTGGCCGAGCGCATGTCCATGCGCGACGCCGGGGCCACCGTTGCCCTGAACGGTGAAGAAGCCCTGCAGATGGTGTCCGCCGGTGAGGTGCCCGACGTCATGGTCCTTGACCTGCGCATGCCCGGCATCGACGGCATGGAAGTGCTGCGCCGCGTCAAGAAGGCCTATCCGCAGGTGCAGGTCATCGTGCTGACCGGCCACGGCACCGAAAAGGACGAGGAAGAAGCCCGCCGTCTGGGCGCTTTCGAGTACCACAAGAAGCCCGTGGACATCGACATTCTGGTGCGCGACATCCGCCGCGCCTTCCGCGAAAAGGTCGAGGACGCCATGGTGGCCGCCACCTTCGCGCAGGCAGGCGATTTCGACAACGCCCGCAAGATCCTGGACGAAGACAAGAAATAG
- a CDS encoding sensor histidine kinase yields MRALLVDDETAFAELLAERLRARGIAVRTAYDAESALALLDAGEEFDVAVLDVCLPGASGIDLLRRMKARLPLVEALMLTGSSDVRNAVEGMRHGAFNYLLKPANIDDLVRELRSAHERKLRQEENARMIEAGKLASIGRLAEGVAHEINNPVNIMTNAAGWIEDLLDEPDLASSPHAAEMRRSVVKIKAQSRRVREITRKLLFFGKGLDPRPGPVRVADLLGEALRLLADRAADLGVAVHLDVPPDTPLLVAPPVELRQVFVHVAENALDAVEYAQSTVTERRLAVTVRVEFPTAGGSPPPENAAPARASSGASPSSGPSFSAGASSTPLSPGASPSAGSPPAPGTSPAPGGEMCIAFRDTGHGIPSEVLPYVFEPFFSTRPVGRGMGLGLSVAVGVITSLGGFIDIDSQPGDTTVTLRLPLPQSLSETPDEAPASTCKG; encoded by the coding sequence ATGCGCGCCCTGCTCGTGGATGACGAGACGGCATTCGCCGAACTGCTGGCCGAACGGTTGCGTGCGCGCGGCATTGCCGTGCGCACCGCCTATGACGCCGAATCCGCCCTGGCGTTGCTGGACGCCGGAGAGGAATTCGACGTGGCCGTGCTGGACGTGTGCCTGCCCGGCGCCAGCGGCATCGACCTGTTGCGGCGCATGAAGGCGCGCCTGCCGCTGGTCGAGGCGCTGATGCTGACCGGCTCGTCCGACGTGCGCAACGCCGTGGAGGGCATGCGTCACGGGGCGTTCAACTACCTGCTGAAGCCTGCCAACATCGATGATCTGGTGCGCGAACTGCGCTCCGCCCACGAGCGCAAGCTGCGCCAGGAAGAAAACGCCCGCATGATCGAGGCGGGCAAGCTGGCCTCCATCGGGCGACTGGCCGAAGGCGTGGCGCACGAGATCAACAACCCCGTGAACATCATGACCAACGCGGCGGGCTGGATAGAGGACCTGCTGGACGAGCCGGACCTTGCATCCAGCCCGCACGCGGCGGAAATGCGCCGCTCGGTGGTCAAGATCAAGGCCCAGAGCCGCCGCGTGCGCGAGATAACCCGCAAGCTGCTGTTCTTCGGCAAGGGGCTGGACCCGCGCCCCGGCCCGGTGCGCGTGGCCGACCTGCTGGGCGAGGCCCTGCGCCTGCTGGCAGACCGCGCCGCCGACCTTGGCGTGGCGGTGCACCTGGATGTGCCGCCGGACACGCCCCTGCTGGTGGCCCCGCCCGTGGAATTGCGCCAGGTGTTCGTGCACGTGGCCGAAAACGCGCTGGATGCCGTGGAATACGCCCAGTCCACGGTGACGGAACGCAGGCTTGCCGTCACCGTGCGGGTGGAGTTTCCGACTGCCGGGGGTTCCCCGCCGCCGGAAAACGCCGCGCCCGCGCGCGCCTCATCCGGCGCGTCTCCCTCATCTGGTCCGTCCTTCTCTGCTGGCGCGTCCTCCACACCTCTCTCACCCGGCGCATCCCCCTCTGCTGGCTCCCCCCCTGCTCCGGGCACATCCCCTGCACCGGGCGGCGAGATGTGCATCGCCTTCCGCGACACGGGGCACGGCATCCCGTCCGAAGTGCTGCCCTACGTGTTCGAACCCTTCTTTTCCACCCGCCCCGTGGGGCGCGGCATGGGCCTTGGCCTGTCCGTGGCCGTGGGCGTCATCACCTCGCTTGGCGGGTTCATCGACATCGACAGCCAGCCCGGCGACACCACGGTGACCCTGCGCCTGCCCCTGCCCCAGTCCCTGTCGGAAACGCCTGACGAGGCGCCCGCCTCCACTTGCAAGGGCTAG
- the acs gene encoding acetate--CoA ligase, which produces MSQNKSDKIESMMDEKRHFAPPAAPSGDRRRPHVNGMDEYLAHRDRADKDPEGFWGDRAKQLLDWFTPWDKVLDADMNEPRIEWFKGATLNVAYNCLDRHLINGRRNKAAIIWQGEPEDDVRVLTYQMLYDEVCRFAFVLLGLGVQKGDRVALYMPMIPELAVAMLACARIGAVHSIVFAGFSAVSLQNRIHDCEAKVVVTADAVLRAGRSIPLKVNVDEALKDCPSVEKVVVVDRAHSGCAMREGRDMWWHEAMADRTLDATCPCAKMDSEDMLFILYTSGSTGKPKGVVHTTGGYLTYAAHTTQWVFDLHDDDVYWCTADIGWITGHSYIVYGPLALGGTTLMFEGVPSWPGPDRFWHIVEKFRVNIFYTAPTVIRALMREGAHWTQKHDLSSLRILGSVGEPINPEAWMWYHEHIGHSRLPIVDTWWQTETGGIMISALPYATTLKPGSATMHLPGIDAAVVKPDGTPCGPNEGGHLVVRKPWPGMLRGVFGSPERYKSTYFERFPGMYESGDGARTDEEGYTWVMGRLDDVINVSGHRMGTAEVESALVAHPAVAEAAVVGMPHAIKGEAIYAYVTLSADAEETEELRAALRTWVRKEIGPIATPEVIQFAEGLPKTRSGKIMRRILRKIASGAGSDFGDTSTLADPGVVQDLIEGRVQLTGH; this is translated from the coding sequence ATGAGCCAGAACAAGTCCGACAAGATCGAAAGCATGATGGACGAAAAGCGCCACTTCGCGCCGCCCGCCGCGCCTTCCGGAGACCGCCGCCGCCCCCACGTGAACGGCATGGACGAGTACCTTGCCCACCGCGACCGCGCCGACAAGGACCCCGAAGGCTTCTGGGGCGACCGGGCAAAGCAGCTGCTGGACTGGTTCACCCCGTGGGACAAGGTGCTGGACGCGGACATGAACGAGCCGCGCATCGAATGGTTCAAGGGCGCCACGCTGAACGTGGCGTACAACTGCCTGGACCGTCATCTGATCAACGGTCGCCGCAACAAGGCCGCCATCATCTGGCAGGGCGAGCCGGAAGACGACGTGCGCGTGCTGACCTACCAGATGCTCTACGACGAGGTGTGCCGCTTCGCTTTCGTGTTGCTGGGCCTGGGCGTGCAGAAGGGCGACCGCGTTGCGCTGTACATGCCCATGATTCCCGAACTGGCCGTGGCCATGCTGGCCTGCGCGCGCATCGGGGCGGTGCATTCCATAGTTTTTGCCGGGTTCTCGGCGGTAAGCCTGCAGAACCGCATTCACGACTGCGAGGCCAAGGTGGTGGTCACGGCAGACGCCGTGCTGCGCGCCGGGCGGTCCATCCCGCTCAAGGTCAACGTGGACGAGGCCCTGAAGGACTGCCCCAGCGTGGAAAAGGTGGTGGTGGTCGATCGCGCGCACTCGGGCTGCGCCATGCGCGAAGGCCGGGACATGTGGTGGCACGAGGCCATGGCCGACCGTACCCTTGATGCCACCTGTCCCTGCGCCAAGATGGACAGCGAGGACATGCTGTTCATCCTGTACACCAGCGGTTCCACCGGCAAGCCCAAGGGCGTGGTGCACACCACCGGCGGCTACCTTACCTACGCGGCCCACACCACCCAGTGGGTGTTCGACCTGCATGACGACGATGTGTACTGGTGCACCGCCGACATCGGCTGGATTACCGGGCACAGCTACATCGTGTACGGCCCGCTGGCCCTTGGCGGCACCACGCTGATGTTCGAGGGCGTGCCCTCGTGGCCGGGGCCGGACCGGTTCTGGCACATCGTGGAAAAGTTCCGGGTCAACATTTTCTACACCGCGCCCACGGTCATCCGCGCCCTGATGCGCGAAGGCGCGCACTGGACGCAGAAGCACGACCTGTCGTCGCTGCGCATCCTCGGCTCGGTGGGCGAACCCATCAACCCCGAAGCGTGGATGTGGTACCACGAGCACATCGGCCACAGCCGCCTGCCCATCGTGGACACCTGGTGGCAGACCGAGACCGGCGGCATCATGATTTCCGCGCTGCCCTACGCCACCACGCTGAAGCCCGGCTCCGCCACCATGCACCTGCCCGGCATCGACGCGGCGGTGGTGAAGCCCGACGGCACCCCCTGCGGCCCCAACGAGGGCGGGCATCTGGTGGTGCGCAAGCCGTGGCCCGGCATGCTGCGCGGGGTGTTCGGTTCGCCAGAGCGGTACAAGTCCACCTACTTCGAGCGCTTCCCCGGCATGTACGAATCGGGCGACGGCGCCCGCACCGACGAGGAAGGCTACACCTGGGTCATGGGGCGGCTGGACGACGTGATCAACGTTTCCGGGCACCGCATGGGCACGGCGGAAGTGGAATCGGCCCTGGTGGCGCACCCGGCCGTGGCCGAGGCCGCCGTGGTGGGCATGCCCCACGCCATCAAGGGCGAGGCCATCTACGCCTATGTCACCCTGTCGGCGGACGCCGAAGAAACCGAAGAACTGCGCGCGGCCCTGCGCACCTGGGTGCGCAAGGAAATCGGCCCCATCGCCACGCCGGAGGTCATCCAGTTCGCCGAAGGGCTGCCCAAGACCCGCAGCGGCAAGATCATGCGGCGCATCCTGCGCAAGATCGCCTCCGGCGCGGGTTCCGACTTTGGCGACACCTCTACCCTGGCCGACCCGGGGGTGGTGCAGGATCTCATCGAGGGGCGGGTGCAGCTTACCGGTCATTAG
- a CDS encoding GNAT family N-acetyltransferase, whose product MSTHSTLEQMFKPTSVTVIGATATPGEPGCVIMDNLMSGTFLGPVLPVNETGEAVAGMPGHTDIDTLPLTPDLAIICSPPETIPGYIEELGKRGTRAAVIMSRGFFRFDRERREVQKAALLQAARRWGVRVLGPNCLGFITPSVGVNASLAPREALPGKVAFLSQSDSLFTSVLDWATSKGIGFSHFIALGDRYDVHFHDVLDYLNSDVNTRAVLLYIETIDSARRFMSAARALARNKPVLVIKAGRSEAAATAAAAHSGMLLGADEVYDAAFRRAGMLRVADIDAMFDTVETLALAKPLKGDRLAILTNGGSPGFLATDALLQGRGKLAELSDETCQALDNQLGRDWSYWNPLIVRSSADGAMYAKALQILLDDRGVDAVLVMHVPTFSIPSDDVAGAVIEVARRSRKPVLTSWLGIDDAAGARRKFAAAGVPSHFTPDNAVRAFLNMVEYRRNQDTLMETPPSLPEAFNPDVTAARMVVNDALEAKRMLLTPAEAHAVLTAYGIPVAETRHVKTPREAVAAAAQIGYPVALKVESPDVPRTSLAGGVALNLSSDEEVMDAALSTANNVCDQVPGARMEGYAVQRMCRLAGAHELAVETATDPVFGPIIRFGQGGSMAEVLADRQTALPPLNMGLAQELVSRTRVYRLLRGNGHKDRVNLDAVRLLLCKVSQLIIDIPEIFELEIDPLFVDADGVVALDAHMRIAWSTTTGTDQLAIRPYPRELEECVTLRDGRHVDLLPIRPEDEPEHWEFVESLSAEDKRFRFFGNVAKLPRAEMVKLTQIDYDREMAFIAKGPDNEGVVRTLGVVRAMVSTDNSEAEFAVAVRSDLKRQGLGKLLMQKIIRYCKARGTKRIVGAALGDNKSMAELARSVGFIVSKDYDEDIWQLDLPLEDGKGEGH is encoded by the coding sequence GTGTCCACGCATTCGACCCTGGAACAGATGTTCAAGCCCACTTCCGTGACCGTCATCGGAGCCACGGCCACGCCGGGCGAGCCGGGTTGCGTCATCATGGACAACCTGATGTCCGGCACCTTTCTGGGGCCGGTGCTGCCGGTGAACGAAACGGGCGAGGCCGTGGCGGGCATGCCCGGCCACACCGACATCGACACCCTGCCGCTGACGCCGGACCTTGCCATCATCTGTTCCCCGCCCGAGACCATTCCCGGCTACATAGAAGAGCTTGGCAAGCGCGGCACCCGCGCCGCCGTGATCATGAGCCGGGGGTTCTTCCGGTTCGACCGTGAACGGCGCGAAGTGCAGAAGGCCGCCCTGCTGCAGGCCGCACGGCGCTGGGGCGTGCGGGTGCTGGGGCCGAACTGCCTGGGGTTCATCACGCCGTCGGTGGGGGTGAACGCCAGCCTTGCCCCGCGAGAAGCGCTGCCCGGCAAGGTGGCCTTTCTTTCGCAGTCCGATTCGCTGTTCACGTCCGTTCTGGACTGGGCCACGTCCAAGGGCATCGGCTTTTCGCACTTCATCGCCCTGGGCGACCGCTACGACGTGCACTTTCACGACGTGCTGGACTACCTGAACAGCGACGTGAACACCCGCGCCGTGCTGCTGTATATAGAGACCATCGACAGTGCCCGGCGGTTCATGTCCGCCGCGCGCGCGCTGGCCCGCAACAAGCCGGTGCTGGTGATCAAGGCGGGCCGGTCGGAGGCGGCGGCCACGGCAGCGGCCGCGCATTCCGGCATGCTGCTGGGCGCGGACGAGGTGTACGACGCCGCCTTCCGCCGGGCGGGCATGCTGCGGGTGGCCGACATCGACGCCATGTTCGACACGGTGGAAACGCTGGCCCTTGCCAAGCCGCTGAAGGGCGACCGGCTGGCCATCCTGACCAACGGCGGCAGCCCCGGCTTTCTGGCCACCGACGCCCTGTTGCAGGGGCGCGGCAAGCTGGCCGAACTTTCCGACGAAACCTGCCAGGCGCTGGACAACCAGTTGGGGCGCGACTGGTCGTACTGGAACCCGCTTATCGTGCGCAGTTCCGCCGATGGGGCCATGTACGCCAAGGCGTTGCAGATATTGCTGGATGACCGGGGCGTGGACGCCGTGCTGGTGATGCACGTGCCCACCTTTTCCATACCCAGCGACGACGTGGCGGGCGCGGTTATCGAGGTGGCGCGGCGCAGCCGCAAGCCGGTGCTGACAAGCTGGCTGGGCATAGACGACGCCGCCGGGGCGCGCCGCAAGTTTGCCGCCGCCGGGGTGCCCAGCCACTTCACCCCGGACAACGCGGTGCGGGCCTTCCTGAACATGGTGGAGTACCGGCGCAACCAGGACACCCTGATGGAAACGCCGCCCTCGCTGCCGGAGGCCTTCAACCCCGACGTGACGGCGGCGCGCATGGTGGTAAACGATGCGCTGGAGGCCAAGCGCATGCTGCTGACCCCGGCAGAGGCCCACGCCGTGCTCACCGCCTATGGCATACCCGTGGCCGAGACGCGCCACGTGAAGACCCCGCGCGAGGCCGTGGCCGCAGCAGCACAGATAGGCTACCCCGTGGCGCTGAAGGTGGAATCGCCCGACGTGCCGCGCACGTCGCTGGCTGGGGGCGTTGCCCTTAACCTGTCCAGCGACGAAGAGGTGATGGACGCCGCCCTGTCCACCGCCAACAACGTGTGCGACCAGGTGCCCGGCGCGCGCATGGAAGGCTATGCCGTGCAGCGCATGTGCCGGTTGGCCGGGGCGCACGAACTGGCCGTGGAAACCGCCACCGACCCTGTTTTCGGCCCCATCATCCGCTTCGGGCAGGGTGGGTCCATGGCAGAGGTGCTGGCCGACCGCCAGACCGCCCTGCCGCCGCTGAACATGGGCCTTGCGCAGGAACTGGTATCGCGCACGCGGGTGTACCGCCTGCTGCGCGGCAACGGTCACAAGGACCGCGTGAATCTGGACGCCGTGCGCCTGCTGCTGTGCAAGGTGTCGCAGCTGATCATCGACATACCCGAAATATTCGAGCTGGAAATTGACCCGCTGTTCGTGGATGCCGACGGCGTGGTGGCGCTGGATGCGCACATGCGCATTGCCTGGTCCACCACCACCGGCACGGACCAGCTGGCCATCCGCCCCTACCCGCGTGAGCTTGAGGAATGCGTGACCCTGCGCGACGGGCGGCACGTGGACCTTCTGCCCATCCGCCCGGAAGACGAGCCGGAGCACTGGGAATTTGTGGAAAGCCTGTCCGCCGAGGACAAGCGGTTCCGCTTTTTCGGCAACGTGGCCAAGCTGCCCCGCGCCGAAATGGTGAAGCTGACCCAGATCGACTACGACCGCGAAATGGCCTTTATCGCCAAGGGGCCGGATAACGAAGGGGTGGTGCGCACGCTGGGCGTGGTGCGGGCCATGGTCAGCACCGACAACAGCGAGGCGGAATTCGCCGTGGCCGTTCGGTCCGACCTGAAGCGGCAGGGTCTGGGCAAGCTGCTGATGCAGAAGATCATCCGCTACTGCAAGGCGCGCGGCACCAAGCGCATTGTGGGTGCGGCCCTTGGTGACAACAAGTCCATGGCCGAACTGGCACGGTCGGTCGGCTTCATCGTCAGCAAGGACTACGACGAGGACATCTGGCAGCTAGACTTGCCGTTGGAGGATGGGAAGGGGGAAGGACATTAA